In the genome of Natronorubrum daqingense, the window CTTCGAAGCCCTCGAATCCCGGACGGCCCTGGCCGGCGTAGAAGGAGTCCGCGCTCATCGTCACGCCGGTGTGGTAGTCGTAGCCGAGTCGCTCCGCGGCGGCGACGAGCGCACAGACCACTTCGTAGTCGGCCGTCGCGGGGTAGTCTTCGCGGACGTACTCGTCACTGGTGCCTTCCTGTCGGACGGCTCCGGTCGTGATCACCAAGTCACCGACATCCATCTCGGGTTGGATCGCCCCACAGGAGCCGACGCGGATGAACGTCTCGCAGCCGACTCGAGCGAGTTCTTCGACGGCGATTGCAGCCGAGGGGCTCCCGATGCCGGTGGAGGTGACCGAAATCGGCGTTCCGTCGGTCGTCCCCGTCGCGGTGCGATACTCGCGGTGGTGGGCCCTGATCTCGTGGTCGTCCCAGAACTCCACGATCTTCTCGAGGCGTTCGGGATTGCCGGGGAGGAGCACGGTGTCCGCCACGTCGTCGGCCGACACCTCGAGGTGGTACTGCACGTCGCTGTTGGGATTTTCGCTGTCGCCGGTCATTGAGTACAGCGGTTTGAGCTACTGGTGTAAATACCTCCGGACGCCAGAACGTCCGTACGTGCACGCTCAAGGAGCAACCGATGCTCCTGACAGGCGTGTGAACACTGCCTTCGCAGCTGAATCCGTGGCTATTGTAGGTCGTCGTCGCAGTGATAACTCAAAGCTAAAAACTTATCTTCCCTGAGTTATCTGATCAGTGATAATGAACGGATACCTGATGCGTGTCTCGGGGCTGGCCGGCCTCGCGGCGTGGTTCGCGATGGAACTGTACGCCCAACTCGTGCGCGATCCGGTCCTCTACGGCGGCCAAAGCGTCCCGCCGGAGTTCCTCGAGGCGGCCCAGCAGTCGTTGCTCGTCGGATCGATCGTCGTGGTCGTTTACGGCCAGGTCCTCACGCAGGGATCGGCGGACAGCGAACCCGGGTGGCTGCGCTCGCTCGCGATTGGCGTCCAGTGGGGCGTCCCGACGCTGATCGCCCTCGATGCAATCGTCGGCGGGGTCTCGAACCTCGGATTCCTCGTCTTGGTCTCCCTGCTCGCCGGAGTTGTCGTCATCCTGGGAATTATCACGACTGATAGGCCCAACTAACGGTTGTGTGACACTGTCATAGGTGTATTTTTGGATGTGTTCTCGAGGAGAAGCGTCCCACGACCGATTCTGCAGAAGTGGCTGTTTCAGCTACAAGAGGCCTTTTGACGTACTCGAGGAATTTATAGTAGTATGGTATCTTTCACCGATTTGTTGGATAGTACAACCTATTAGATAACACGATATTCACGAACGAAAGCTTTACCATATCTCATACAAATTCACTGATATCAACCCTACCCAGTGGTTGAAGTGCAACAATGACAGAAGATAACGGACTACTGACGCGACGGACAGTTCTCAGATCAGGCGCGGCGACGGCAGCTCTCACCACAGTGGGTGCCGGTGCACTGTTTTACGGGTCTCAGTCTGCACTAGCAACAGATTACGACCTTGACGGTGACTCTGCAGAAGTTCAAGCAGATGAGAATGGTGAAATTGAATCGATCGAAATCACCCCAGAGATCACAGTTGAGTGGTCAAACCTAGACGGGGAGGAGACCCAAGCGGATATCACTATTGATGCCGCTGTTGATTACGATGAGGATGAAGATGACTTGGTTACTATTTCAGAAGGCGAACACAACATTGACCTAGAGGAGTTTGATCAAGAAAGCGACGAAACAGTGTATGAATCGGGTTCAGCAACTGAGTCACTCGGTTCAATTGATATTTATGACGACCTCGATGGTTTAAATGAAGAGGAAATTGAGGAAATTGAGGATGAAGAAACATTTGACATCTATGTTGAAGTAACTGTGACTGTCAATAGCGAAGAAGACGATAACGTTGGAGACGAACTCAG includes:
- a CDS encoding nucleoside phosphorylase, whose product is MTGDSENPNSDVQYHLEVSADDVADTVLLPGNPERLEKIVEFWDDHEIRAHHREYRTATGTTDGTPISVTSTGIGSPSAAIAVEELARVGCETFIRVGSCGAIQPEMDVGDLVITTGAVRQEGTSDEYVREDYPATADYEVVCALVAAAERLGYDYHTGVTMSADSFYAGQGRPGFEGFEAAGADDLVDQLKDANVKNIEMEASAIMTIANLYGLRAGAVCTVYANRETGAFRTEGESRAAETATLATHLLAKMDAVKRAHGAERWHAGLALEED
- a CDS encoding twin-arginine translocation signal domain-containing protein, with translation MTEDNGLLTRRTVLRSGAATAALTTVGAGALFYGSQSALATDYDLDGDSAEVQADENGEIESIEITPEITVEWSNLDGEETQADITIDAAVDYDEDEDDLVTISEGEHNIDLEEFDQESDETVYESGSATESLGSIDIYDDLDGLNEEEIEEIEDEETFDIYVEVTVTVNSEEDDNVGDELSSSAGSDLDLTIEGGANIDEISGEIELDAESTLDN